Genomic DNA from Thermodesulfobacteriota bacterium:
CTCACCTTTGCCGGGGCGCTGCGGGCCTTCCTGCGCCAGGACCCTGACATCATCATGGTGGGGGAGATCCGCGACCCCGAGACCGGCTCCATCGCAGCCGAGGCGGCGCTCACGGGGCACCTGGTGCTCTCCACGCTGCACACCAACGACGCCCCGAGCTCCATCACCCGGCTCATGGAGATGGGCGTTCAGCCCTTCCTGCTCGCTCCCACCCTCCTGTGCATCCTCGCCCAGCGCCTGGTACGGCGCGTCTGCCCCCAGTGCAAGGCGGGGTACCAGCCCAAGGACGCCGAGCTCGGGGAGGCAGGCCTTCAGGAGCTGGCGGGGCAGGTGACGCTGTACCGGGGCAAGGGGTGCGGGTACTGCGGGGGCAACGGGTACAAGGGGCGCACGGGCATCCACGAGGTCTTGCGGGTGGACGAGGAGATCCGGGAGCTCATCACCGACCGGGCGAGTACCACCCAGATCCGGCGCGCCGCGGCGGCCAAGGGCTTCCGGGACCTGCGCTTCGACGGCCTGCGCAAGGTCCTGGCCGGCATCACGAGCCTGGAAGAGGTGATCCGGGCCACCAAGGCCGTGGACTAGGCGCCATGCGAGCCGAGTACGTCAACGCCTTCCTGGTGCCTTCGGTGCGGGTGCTCCGGAAGATGGCCCGGCTCGAGGTCACGCTGGGCCGGGTGACCCGCCTGGACGCGGGCCGCCTCGGAGACAACCTGAGCATCATCATCGGCCTCCAGGGGAGGCTGTCGGGCTCGGTGGTGCTCACCGCGGCCCGCGAGGTGGTCTGGAGCCTGGCCGAGCGCATCCTGGACGAAAAGATGGGCGAAGACCGGTGGCAGGAGGTCCAGGCCATCCTGGCCGAGGTGGCCAACACCATCGTGGGCAACGCCACGGGACACCTCTACGAGCTCGGCCTGCGGGAGGGGATCACCCCCCCCACCGTGGTGGCGGGCGTCGGAGTAAACCTGGACTTCGGGTCGGGGGTCGAGAGCGTGGCGGTGCCCCTGGAGACGGAGCTGGGGCGCCTGGAGATGATCGTATCCCTGACCCGGGAGCGCCCCTGAACCAGACCGGGCGCCGGGCAGTGGGAGGAGAGCGCAGATGAGCAAGCGGGCCCTCGTGGTGGACGATTCGCCGTACATCCAAAAGGAGCTGGGGAAGATCCTGGAGAAGCACGGGTGTGAAGTGGTGGCCACCGCCTCCAACGGCCTGGAGGCCGTGAAGAAGTACAAGGAGGTCAAGCCCGACTTCGTAACCCTGGACCTCGTCATGCCCCAGATGGGCGGGCTCCAGACCCTGGTGCTCCTGAAGAAGATCGACCCCCAGGCCGTGGTCATCATGGTCAGCTCCATGTCGGGCAAGGACAAGATCCTCGAATGCGCAAAGGCCGGCGCAAGCCACTACATCCTCAAGCCCTTCGAGGAGGACAAGGTGGTCGAGGTGCTGAACAAGGTGGTGTTCCAGGCGGGTTGAGGAGGGGAGGGGCTACTCTCCGTCCAGGGTGAACTCCTGCACGCCGAAGAAGACGCCGGTGT
This window encodes:
- a CDS encoding chemotaxis protein CheX codes for the protein MRAEYVNAFLVPSVRVLRKMARLEVTLGRVTRLDAGRLGDNLSIIIGLQGRLSGSVVLTAAREVVWSLAERILDEKMGEDRWQEVQAILAEVANTIVGNATGHLYELGLREGITPPTVVAGVGVNLDFGSGVESVAVPLETELGRLEMIVSLTRERP
- a CDS encoding response regulator; this translates as MSKRALVVDDSPYIQKELGKILEKHGCEVVATASNGLEAVKKYKEVKPDFVTLDLVMPQMGGLQTLVLLKKIDPQAVVIMVSSMSGKDKILECAKAGASHYILKPFEEDKVVEVLNKVVFQAG